In Phyllostomus discolor isolate MPI-MPIP mPhyDis1 chromosome 2, mPhyDis1.pri.v3, whole genome shotgun sequence, the following are encoded in one genomic region:
- the STAC3 gene encoding SH3 and cysteine-rich domain-containing protein 3 isoform X3, giving the protein MEPPPEPQANGEAVGAGGGPIYYIYEEEEEEEEEEEPPPEPPKLVNDKPHKFKDHFFKKPKFCDVCARMIVLNNKFGLRCKDCKTNIHEHCQSYVEMQRCFGKIPPGFHRAYSSPLYSNQQYACVKDLSAANRNDPVFETLRTGVIMANKERKKGQADKKNPLAAMMEEEPESARPEGGKPQDGNPEGDKKAEKKTPDDKHKQPGFQQSHYFVALYRFKALEKDDLDFPPGEKITVIDDSNEEWWRGKIGEKVGFFPPNFIIRVRSGERVHRVTRSFVGNREIGQITLKKDQIVVQKGDEVGGYVKVYTGRKVGLFPTDFLEEI; this is encoded by the exons ATGGAGcctcccccagagccccaggccaaCGGGGAGGCAGTGGGCGCTGGGGGTGGGCCCATCTACTACATctatgaggaagaggaagaagaggaggaagaggaggagccacCCCCAGAACCTCCCAAACTTGTCAATGATAAGCCCCACAAATTCAAGGATCATTTCTTCAAGAAGCCCAAGTTCTGTGATGTCTGTGCCCGGATGATCGTGC TCAACAACAAATTTGGGCTTCGCTGTAAGGACTGCAAAACTAACATCCACGAGCACTGCCAGTCCTAtgtggagatgcagagatgcTTCGGCAAGATT CCCCCTGGTTTCCATCGGGCCTATAGCTCCCCACTCTACAGCAACCAGCAGTACGCTTGTGTCAAAGATCTCT CTGCTGCAAACCGTAATGACCCCGTGTTTGAAACCCTGCGCACTGGGGTGATCATGGCAAACAAGGAACGGAAGAAAGGACAAGCAGATAAGAAAAAT CCTCTAGCAGCCATGATGGAAGAGGAGCCAGAGTCTGCCAGACCAGAGGGAGGCAAACCCCAGGATG GAAACCCCGAAGGGGATAAGAAGGCTGAAAAGAAGACACCTGATGACAAA CACAAGCAGCCTGGCTTCCAGCAATCTCATTACTTTGTGGCTCTCTATCGGTTCAAAGCCCTGGAGAAGGACGACCTGGATTTCCC GCCTGGAGAGAAGATCACAGTCATTGACGACTCCAATGAGGAGTGGTGGCGG gggAAAATAGGGGAGAAGGTCGGATTTTTCCCTCCAAATTTCATCATTCGGGTCCGGTCTGGAGAACGTGTGCACCGGGTAACGAGATCCTTCGTGGGGAATCGCGAGATAGGACAGATCACTCTCAAGAAGGACCAG ATCGTGGTGCAGAAAGGAGATGAAGTTGGCGGCTACGTCAAGGTCTACACCGGCCGCAAGGTGGGGCTGTTTCCCACCGACTTTCTGGAGGAGATTTAG
- the STAC3 gene encoding SH3 and cysteine-rich domain-containing protein 3 isoform X1 → MTEKEMLESPQPSFPAETRKSGLQRLKHLFRKQSPGTKQMEPPPEPQANGEAVGAGGGPIYYIYEEEEEEEEEEEPPPEPPKLVNDKPHKFKDHFFKKPKFCDVCARMIVLNNKFGLRCKDCKTNIHEHCQSYVEMQRCFGKIPPGFHRAYSSPLYSNQQYACVKDLSAANRNDPVFETLRTGVIMANKERKKGQADKKNPLAAMMEEEPESARPEGGKPQDGNPEGDKKAEKKTPDDKHKQPGFQQSHYFVALYRFKALEKDDLDFPPGEKITVIDDSNEEWWRGKIGEKVGFFPPNFIIRVRSGERVHRVTRSFVGNREIGQITLKKDQIVVQKGDEVGGYVKVYTGRKVGLFPTDFLEEI, encoded by the exons ATGACAGAAAAGGAGATGCTGGAGTCCCCTCAGCCCTCCTTCCCAGCAGAGACTCGGAAAAGTGGG cTACAGCGGCTGAAGCATTTATTCAGGAAGCAGTCTCCTGGGACAAAGCAGATGGAGcctcccccagagccccaggccaaCGGGGAGGCAGTGGGCGCTGGGGGTGGGCCCATCTACTACATctatgaggaagaggaagaagaggaggaagaggaggagccacCCCCAGAACCTCCCAAACTTGTCAATGATAAGCCCCACAAATTCAAGGATCATTTCTTCAAGAAGCCCAAGTTCTGTGATGTCTGTGCCCGGATGATCGTGC TCAACAACAAATTTGGGCTTCGCTGTAAGGACTGCAAAACTAACATCCACGAGCACTGCCAGTCCTAtgtggagatgcagagatgcTTCGGCAAGATT CCCCCTGGTTTCCATCGGGCCTATAGCTCCCCACTCTACAGCAACCAGCAGTACGCTTGTGTCAAAGATCTCT CTGCTGCAAACCGTAATGACCCCGTGTTTGAAACCCTGCGCACTGGGGTGATCATGGCAAACAAGGAACGGAAGAAAGGACAAGCAGATAAGAAAAAT CCTCTAGCAGCCATGATGGAAGAGGAGCCAGAGTCTGCCAGACCAGAGGGAGGCAAACCCCAGGATG GAAACCCCGAAGGGGATAAGAAGGCTGAAAAGAAGACACCTGATGACAAA CACAAGCAGCCTGGCTTCCAGCAATCTCATTACTTTGTGGCTCTCTATCGGTTCAAAGCCCTGGAGAAGGACGACCTGGATTTCCC GCCTGGAGAGAAGATCACAGTCATTGACGACTCCAATGAGGAGTGGTGGCGG gggAAAATAGGGGAGAAGGTCGGATTTTTCCCTCCAAATTTCATCATTCGGGTCCGGTCTGGAGAACGTGTGCACCGGGTAACGAGATCCTTCGTGGGGAATCGCGAGATAGGACAGATCACTCTCAAGAAGGACCAG ATCGTGGTGCAGAAAGGAGATGAAGTTGGCGGCTACGTCAAGGTCTACACCGGCCGCAAGGTGGGGCTGTTTCCCACCGACTTTCTGGAGGAGATTTAG
- the STAC3 gene encoding SH3 and cysteine-rich domain-containing protein 3 isoform X2, with the protein MTEKEMLESPQPSFPAETRKSGRLKHLFRKQSPGTKQMEPPPEPQANGEAVGAGGGPIYYIYEEEEEEEEEEEPPPEPPKLVNDKPHKFKDHFFKKPKFCDVCARMIVLNNKFGLRCKDCKTNIHEHCQSYVEMQRCFGKIPPGFHRAYSSPLYSNQQYACVKDLSAANRNDPVFETLRTGVIMANKERKKGQADKKNPLAAMMEEEPESARPEGGKPQDGNPEGDKKAEKKTPDDKHKQPGFQQSHYFVALYRFKALEKDDLDFPPGEKITVIDDSNEEWWRGKIGEKVGFFPPNFIIRVRSGERVHRVTRSFVGNREIGQITLKKDQIVVQKGDEVGGYVKVYTGRKVGLFPTDFLEEI; encoded by the exons ATGACAGAAAAGGAGATGCTGGAGTCCCCTCAGCCCTCCTTCCCAGCAGAGACTCGGAAAAGTGGG CGGCTGAAGCATTTATTCAGGAAGCAGTCTCCTGGGACAAAGCAGATGGAGcctcccccagagccccaggccaaCGGGGAGGCAGTGGGCGCTGGGGGTGGGCCCATCTACTACATctatgaggaagaggaagaagaggaggaagaggaggagccacCCCCAGAACCTCCCAAACTTGTCAATGATAAGCCCCACAAATTCAAGGATCATTTCTTCAAGAAGCCCAAGTTCTGTGATGTCTGTGCCCGGATGATCGTGC TCAACAACAAATTTGGGCTTCGCTGTAAGGACTGCAAAACTAACATCCACGAGCACTGCCAGTCCTAtgtggagatgcagagatgcTTCGGCAAGATT CCCCCTGGTTTCCATCGGGCCTATAGCTCCCCACTCTACAGCAACCAGCAGTACGCTTGTGTCAAAGATCTCT CTGCTGCAAACCGTAATGACCCCGTGTTTGAAACCCTGCGCACTGGGGTGATCATGGCAAACAAGGAACGGAAGAAAGGACAAGCAGATAAGAAAAAT CCTCTAGCAGCCATGATGGAAGAGGAGCCAGAGTCTGCCAGACCAGAGGGAGGCAAACCCCAGGATG GAAACCCCGAAGGGGATAAGAAGGCTGAAAAGAAGACACCTGATGACAAA CACAAGCAGCCTGGCTTCCAGCAATCTCATTACTTTGTGGCTCTCTATCGGTTCAAAGCCCTGGAGAAGGACGACCTGGATTTCCC GCCTGGAGAGAAGATCACAGTCATTGACGACTCCAATGAGGAGTGGTGGCGG gggAAAATAGGGGAGAAGGTCGGATTTTTCCCTCCAAATTTCATCATTCGGGTCCGGTCTGGAGAACGTGTGCACCGGGTAACGAGATCCTTCGTGGGGAATCGCGAGATAGGACAGATCACTCTCAAGAAGGACCAG ATCGTGGTGCAGAAAGGAGATGAAGTTGGCGGCTACGTCAAGGTCTACACCGGCCGCAAGGTGGGGCTGTTTCCCACCGACTTTCTGGAGGAGATTTAG
- the NDUFA4L2 gene encoding NADH dehydrogenase [ubiquinone] 1 alpha subcomplex subunit 4-like 2 encodes MAGTSLGTRLYRQIKRHPALIPMIGFIGLGMGSAALYLLRLALRSPDVCWDRKNNPEPWNRLSPNDQYKFLAVSTDYKKLKKDRPDF; translated from the exons ATGGCGGGAACCAGTCTCGGGACGCGTCTCTACCGCCAGATCAAGAGACACCCTGCT CTCATCCCGATGATTGGCTTCATTGGCCTGGGCATGGGCAGCGCTGCTCTCTACTTGCTGCGGCTGGCCCTGCGCAGCCCCGACGTCTG CTGGGACAGAAAGAACAACCCGGAGCCCTGGAACCGCCTGAGCCCCAACGACCAGTACAAG TTCCTTGCAGTTTCCACGGACTACAAAAAGCTGAAGAAGGACCGGCCAGATTTCTGA